AGCATGCGTTCGAGTGGGGAAATGAAATGTTGCAAGCCCATCGCAGCATCCGGCTAATGTTTGGCGGCTTTGCTGTAAATTGGCCTGCCATTGGCAATGAAACCTCCCTTACATGACCCTCCTGATAGCGTTCGCTGTCTTATCCATCCTCGTTTCATTCATCTGTTCGATCCTCGAAGCTGCACTGCTCTCGCTGACGCCGAGCTTCATCGCGCACCAGAAGACGACCCGTCCGAAGCTGTACGAGCGCCTGAAAGAACTGAAAGACAAGGTCGACCAGCCGCTCGCGGCGATCCTTACGCTCAATACCGTCGCCCACACCGTCGGCGCCACCGGCGTCGGGGCGCAGGTCACCGTGGTGTTCGGCAACGGTTACGTCGGTATCGCCTCCGCGGTGATGACGGTGCTGATCCTGGTGCTGTCGGAAATCCTGCCCAAGACCATCGGTGCCCGTTACTGGCGCACGCTGGCACCGTACCTGCCGCCTCTGCTGAACGGCATGATCTGGATTCTGAAGCCCTTCATCTACCTGTCCGACATGATCATGCGGCTGGTCGGCGGCAAGGAGCCGGAGCACGACATCCGTCAGGAGATCAAGGCGCTGACGGTGCTTGGCCGCGAGAACAAGAGCCTCGACGAGGACGAGCAGCGCGTCATCAGGAACATCCTCGACCTGCACGAGATCAAGGTTCGTGACGTGATGACACCGCGCACGGTGTGCGACTACACGTCGCCGGAGACCAGCATCGGTGCATTCAAGGAGCAGGTCGCCGACAGCCAGTTCTCGCGCTACCCGGTGATCGGCGTCAACGAGAGCCCGCTGGGTGTGGTGTTCCGCTATGACGCCCTGTCGGCGACCGACGACGAAGCGCCGGTGTCGACGATCATGAAGCCGCTGCGGGTGGCGCCGGAAATGACCAGCGTAGAGAGCCTGATGACCCAGCTGCTGCACGAGCGCCAGCACATGTGCCTGGTCTACGACGAGTTCGGCAGCTGGCGCGGCCTGGTGACCCTGGAAGACGTCATGGAAACCATCATCGGCCAGCCGATCATGGACGAAACGGACGACATCCCGAACATGCGCCGCTTCGCCAAGCGGCGCTGGGATCACCGCATCAAGCGCGCCCGCGACAGCTGACCGGCCATGCGGAGCGGGTCTGCCGCTGCGCATGAATAGCGGTGCCTCGGACTGATGTCGATGGAATCCGGCCGGCCACCGATGGGCAGCGCGGTGACGCGCTTGGGCTGCGCCGGCAGGCGGATGTCGGTGCTGGAACTTGCAGACTCAGTGAGCAGGCGCCGCTTCGTACAGCTCCAGCGGCAGGCCGTCCGGGTCCGCGAAGAAGGTGAATCGGCGACCGGTGTACTCGTCCAGCCGAATCGCCTCCACCGCAACGCCCTGACATACCAGCCATGCCTTGCACTGCGCGACGTCATCCACCGCAAACGCCAGATGCCGCAATCCCTGCGCCTCCGGACGAGAAGGGCGCGGCGGCGCGTCGGCAAAGGAGAACAGCTCGAGCTGACCTCCCTGCGGCAGCGCGAGGTCGAGCTTGTAGGAGCGACGTGCCTCGCGGTAATGCTCGGCAATCACCGCCAGCCCCAGCGTCTCGGTATAGAAGCGCTTCGACGCGGCATAGTTCGAGCAAATGATCGCGACGTGGTGGATGGAGCGGAGCATGGGCGGTCCTGCGAGACGGTTGGATGGAGCGTCGGTTTGCGGTGCTGTGTGAAGGTAAAGGACAGCGGCCGTACCTGCTTTTCTTCGGGCGATCAGTCGAGCGCCGAGCAGTTTCTATGCTGCCTCTCTTTCTGCTGGCTCTGGTCTTGCCTTGATTCGCCGATGATATGCACGCAGGAGTCGGCCCGTCGCCATGGCTAAGAAGGCGAGTGCAACTCAGGTGCCGAGGCCGCCATTGCAAGGATAGATAGCGTCCACTCGTTTGATTCGGCCAATGTTTGGCGTCGTTGGCCAAACGAGCGCTGGAACGGGCCGCCCTTCGCGCCACGCCGGCACGCCGAAGAACTGGCTCTCGACTCGGTAGGGCTCACCGTTCAGGCATATTCGAGCAGAGCACGGGCATTGCTTGAGTACTGACGCCTCGACTGCTGCGTTCCCTGCGCTGGCGCGCTGAACGGGCGGCCAGTGATCATCGAGCGATCACCGGCTGCCATGCGCTCACGATGGCTTACTGGTTGCGCGTCACCCGCCACACCACATTGGCCAGATCGTCCGCGACGATCAGCGCACCGCTCGGGTCGACGGTCACGCCCACCGGCCGGCCGCGGGTTTTGCCGTCCTCGCGGAAGCCGGTCATGAAGTCGATGGGTTCGCCTGCCGGGCGGCCATCGCGGAACGGCACGAAGACCACCTTGTAGCCGGACGGATCCTGCCGGTTCCAGCTGCCGTGCTCGCCGACGAACGCGCCTTCGGCGAACTGCTCGCCCATGACTGCCGAGGAGAAATCCAGACCCAGCGCAGCGACGTGGGCGCCGAGCGCATAGTCCGGCGTGATCGCCTGCTTGACCTTGTCCGGGTCCTGCGGGCGGACGCGGTCGTCGACGTTCTGGCCCCAATAGCTGTAAGGCCAGCCATAGAAGCCGCCTTCCTGCACCGAGGTCAGGTAGTCCGGCACCAGGTCTTCGCCCAGCTCGTCGCGCTCGTTCACCACCGACCACAGCTGGTCGGTGCCGGGCAGTATCGCCAGGGCCGTGGGGTTGCGCAGGCCGGTTGCGTAGGGTTTATAGGCGCCGGTCTCGGTGTTGATCTGCCAGACCATGGCGCGGTCGACCTCGGCTTCCATGCCGCGCTCGGTGATGTTGCTGTTCGAGCCGATGCCGACGTAGAGGTACTGGCCGTCGGGACTGATGGTCATCGCCTTGGTCCAGTGGTGGTTGATCTCCGAGGGCAGGTCGACGACCTTGGTCGGCGGGCCGCTGGCTTCGGTCTGGCCTTCCTCGTATTCGAAGCGCAGCAGTTCGTCCTGGTTGGCGACGTACAGATTGCCGTCGTGGAAGGCCAGCCCGTAGGGGGCGTTGAGGTCTCCAGCGAAGACGGTCTGCATTTCATAGCTGCCGTCGCCATCGGCATCTCGGAGCAGGGTCAGGCGGTTGCCGCTTTCAACCGAAGTGTTGCCCTGCGCCTTGATGTAACCGGCGATGACATCTTTCGGTTTGAGTTTGGCGGCGTTGCCGCCACGACCTTCGGCCACGAGGATGTCGCCGTTGGGCAGCACCAGGGTCTGGCGCGGGATTTTCAGATCGGTGGCGATCGCCGTCACGCTGTAGTTCTCCGGCACCGTCGGTGTCGCATCGCCCCAAGGCGTCGGCTCGGCGATCTTCATGCTGGGCAACAGCCCACGCTCGGGTTCCGGCAGTTTGGGGTTGGCGCCGTACAGGCTGGCGGCGTCCTGCTCATCGCCACCGCAAGCGCTCAGGAACAACGCGATGGTCAGTGCGGAGAGTGCATTGGTGTGCTTCATGCCTCACCTCCGTCACGCAGGTTGGACAGGCCGATCCACGCGACGGCGCAGGCCAGCAGCGTGACGATCACCGACAGCACCAGGCCGGTCGGCATCACTGCCCAGGCGTCCTTGGCGTGCTGCAGGGCATTGATGAAGCCGAGTACCCAGGTCGCCACGAGCAACAGCAGGTAGATCAGTGGTCGCCCCGCTCTGTGTCTGGCCTTGATCAGGTTCGCGACCGCGAACAGGATCGCCAGCCCGCAGAACACCAAGCCGCCGGCGATCAGCCAGGCGGAGAAGTTGGCCCATTGGATCTGGAAGCTGCGAAAGTAGGCGATGTCGCTCAGCAGAGCGCCGAGGAACAACGGCACGCTTCCGGCCAGCAGCATCGAATGCAGCGGATGCGGCACGTGGCGGGAAACGCTGTGAGTGGTTTCTGTGGTGCGATGGGTGATGACGGTCACAAGGAACTCCTCATTGCTTTCGACCAGCCCTGCGCGGCCGGATCGCTCTGAAGGTGCTTAAGAGGGGATCGTATCGTCGGGCCGTTAGTTCACTCATATCGCTGAGCGGCGTGCTGGCCTCGGCTACTGCAGCCCGCGCCCGCTTTTCGTGCCTCACGCACAAACCAAGTGCTCCAAACCGGACCATTTGATCCGTTTTGCTCTGACCAAAATGCTAAGTCACTGATCCATAAGCGAATCGATCCGGTGGCACGCTTTCTGCTCTCTTCTCGGCAGCCGCCCGTGTGCAACGGGCGACGGCTTCGCACATACAGAGAAGCGCCCGCACCATCGGCGACGCGCTCAGGTTTCAGCCTTGCGTCAGAGGAGTGCGTCACCATGACTCTGCAATACGTTCCCATCATCGACCTGGCGCCGTATTTCGACGGCACGCCGGAGAGCAAGGCCGAGGTGGCCAGGGCCGTCGACCAGGCCTGTCGCGACATCGGTTTCCTGGTCATCACCAATCACCGGATTCCCGCCGAACTCATCGAGCGCGTGTCGCGGCTGACCCGCCGGTTCTTCGCCTTGCCGTTGCCGGAAAAGCGCAAGGTCGACCGGCCCAGCCCGGAAATGGTGCGTGGCTACAGCGCGGTGGCCGAGGAAAGCCTGTCGTATTCCATGGAGGAGGCGGCCCCCGGCGATCTGAAGGAATCCTTCTCCATCGGCCCCAGCGACGTGCCACCCGATGACTACTACCACTGCGCCGCCGCCGGTCCGCATTTCGCGCCGAACGTCTGGCCCAGCGGCATCGAGGGCTTCGAGCAGGCCTATCGCGAATACTTCGCCGCCATGAGCGAGCTGGCGCAGTCGCTGATGCGTATCTTCGCCCTGGCGCTGGAGCTGCCGGAGACCTTCTTCGACGACAAGATCGACCGGCACATCAGCATGTTCCGCAGCCTCAGCTACCCGGACGTGAAGGGCGAGGTCGAGCCCGGGCAGATGCGCGCCAGCGCCCATACCGACTACGGCAGCCTGACCATCGTCAAGCCGGACAACGCCCTGGGCGGCCTGCAGGCGCGCAACCGCCAGGGCGAGTGGGTCGAGGTGCCCTACGTGGAGAACGGCTTCGCGGTGAACATCGGCGACCTGATGATGCAGTGGACCAACGACCAGTGGATCTCCACCCTGCACCGGGTGGTCAACCCGCCGCAGGACAGCCCGGTGGACAATGGCCGGCAGTCGCTGGTGTTCTTCCATCAGCCCAACTACGACGCATTGATCGAATGCCTGCCGGGCTGCTGCAGCGTGAACAATCCGCCACGCCATGCGCCGGTCACCTCTGGCGACAACCTGCTCTCCAAGTTCGTCAAGCAGACCACCTTCGGCAAGGGCCTGGAGGTCGCATGAACACGCTGTCCTACGTCAATGTCTTCGCCCGCGACATCGAGGCCCTGAGCGGCTTCTATCGTGAGCTGTTCGGCTTTCGCGACATCCCCGAGATCGCCTCGCCGATCTTTCGTGGCCTGGACACCGGCAAGAGCTGCATCGGTTTCAACGCGCCGGATGCCTACGAACTGCTGCAGCTGGAGGACTTCGCCGACACCCGCGGCTGCAAGTTCCTGCTCAACATCGACGTCGAGTCGAAGGACGAGGTCGAGCGTCTGGTGCCCATCGCCGTCGCCATGGGCGCGCGGCTGATCAAGACGCCCTACGAAACCTATTACCACTGGTATCAGGCGGTGCTGCTGGACCCGGAAGACAACGTGTTTCGCATCAACCACATGCTTTGACGTGCCAACCCTCAGGAAGACCAAAAATGCTCAAACAGATGAAACGGACCTTGTGTGCGGCGGTGGCTCTCGGCCTGGCGACGACTGTCGGCGTCGCCGCGGCGCAGGAAGGCCAGGGGCTGACCCTCGATAAACCGGCGAAGATCGCCATGCTCTACATCAGCCCGCGCAACGATGGCGGCTGGACCCAGGCTTTCGACGAGGCGCGGCAGAAGCTGGAAAGCGAGCTCGATACCAAGATCCAGTACGTCGAGAGCGTGCCGGAAAACGCTTCCTCGATCCGCCCGGCGGTGGACCGGCTGATCCAGCGCGGCGCCAACGTCATCATCGGCACCGCCTTCGGCTATTCGGACACCTTCAAGGAACTGGCCGACAAATACCCGCAGGTGGCCTTCCTCAATGGCTCGGGCACCACCAACGGCGCCAACCTCGAATCCTTCTACGGCCGCACCTACGAGAGCCAGTACCTGTGCGGCATGGCCGCCGGCGCGGCGTCGAAGACCGGTAAGCTCGGCTTCGTCGCCGCCAACCCCTTCGGCCAGGTGAACTGGACCATCAACGCCTTCGCCCTCGGCGCCCAGGCGATCAACCCGGACGCCACCGTCACCGTGGTCTACACCGGCGCCTGGAACGACCCGGTCAAGGAACGCGCCGCGGCCATGGCGCTGATCGACTCTGGCGCCGACGTACTCGGCCAGCACGTCGACAGCCCGACGCCGCAGATCGTCGCCCAGGAGCGCGGTGTGCACGGCACCGGCCACCACCGCGACATGCGCGAGTTCGCTCCTGAAGCCACCGTCTGTTCCTCGGTCTGGGTCTGGGACAGGTTCCTCGCGCCTGAGCTGAAGAAGATCAGCGCCGGCAACTGGGTGCCACCGGAAAACGGCGCGCTGCTGTCCATGGCCGAAGGCGGCACCGACGCGGCCTGCTGCGGCCCGGCGGTTTCCGAGGCGGACCAGGCCAAGATCATGGCCGCGCGCGAAGAACTGCTCAAAGGCGAGAAGCAGATCTACGCCGGCCCGATGCTCGACCGCGACGGCACCGAGCGCATCGCAGCCGGTGAAGTGATGGCCGACCCGGCGCTGTGGCAGATGGACTGGTTCGTCAAGGGAGTGATTACTCAGCAATGAGCAACCTCAACGCGATCCAGCTTTCCGGGGTCAGCAAGTCGTTCGACGGCTTCATGGCCCTGTCCCAGGCGGATTTCACCGCCAAGTGGGGCGAGGTGCATGCGCTGCTCGGCGAGAACGGTGCGGGCAAGTCGTCGCTGATGAACATCGCTGCCGGCCTCTACGCACCGGAAAGCGGATCGCTGTTGATCAATGACAACGCGGTGCGGCTCAGCGGCCCGCGGGATGCCAGCCGCTACCACATCGGCATGGTTCACCAGCATTTCAAGCTGGTTAAGCCCTTCACCGTGGCCGAGAACATCCAGTTGGCCCTGCCTGAGGGACCGGGCAATCACGTCTTCGCTGGCAGTCACCGGCAGCGTCTGGCGGCTTTGGAGCAGCGAATCAGCGACAAGGCAGCAGAACTGGGTTTCAGCATCGACCCGCGCAAGATCACCGAATCGCTGTCGGTGGCCGAGCAGCAGCGGGTGGAAATCCTCAAGGTGCTGCTGGCCGGTGCGCGCATCCTGATCCTCGACGAGCCGACGGCGGTGCTCACCGACCAGGAGGCCGAGCGCCTGCTGCAGACGGTGCGCGCCTTCGCCCGCCAGGGCGCGGCGGTGATTCTGGTCACGCACAAGATGAGCGACGTCAAGCGCTTCGCCGACCGCGTCACGGTGATGCGTGGTGGGCGCACTATCCAGACCCTCGATCCGCAGACGGTCTCGGTGTCCGAGCTGGTGCGCCTGACCGTAGGCGAGTCCGCGCCGGCCAGCGAATACCAGCCGGCGATACCGGGCGAGGTGCGCTTGCAGGTGTCTGATCTGCGTTCGCGCAGTGGCGGGCACGGCGCGCTCAACGGCGTGACGCTGAGCCTGCGCGCCGGCGAGATCTACGGCATCGCCGGGGTCGGCGGCAACGGCCAGGGCGAACTGGCCAATGTGCTGATGGGCCTGCCGGAGCCCTGCGCAGGTTCGTTGGAATTGTCTGGTTTTGGCGACCTGCGCCGGGCCAGCCCTGAACAGCGCCGGGAGCTGCGCATCGCTTCCATTCCTGCCGACCGCTATGGCACGGCGCTGGCCGGCGAGTTGTCGGTGGCGGAGAACTTTGCCGTCGGGCAGATTCACAGCGATCGTTATGGCTCGTTCTTCAAGCTGCGGCGCAAGCGCCTGGAGGCCGATGCCGCCGAGGCGGTGGCAGGGTTCGATGTGCAGGGCGTGCGTTCGCTGAAACAGAAGGCGGCGCTGCTCTCTGGCGGCAATGCGCAGAAGCTGGTGATCGCCCGCGAGTTCTCCCGCGACCCGCAACTGGTGCTGGTGCACAGCCCCAGCCGCGGCCTCGATGTGCGTGCCACTGCCGCCGTGCATGCACGCCTGCGTGCCGCCCGGGATGCCGGCGCGGCGGTGCTGGTGATCAGCGAAGACCTCGACGAAGTGCTGGCTCTGGCCGATCGCATCGGCGTGATGAATGCCGGGCGCATCGTCGCCGAGTTCGGCCGATCGGCGGATCGGCAGGACATCGGCAGGGCCATGGTCAGTCACGACGAGCAGATCCACGCAGAGCCAACAGCTGAAGGGGCAAACCATGAATGAACAGGTACGCCCGATGATGCTCGAGCAGGCCAGGCAGGCGGCGAAACAGGCCAAGCCGCCATTGCTGTCGCGACGCTATGCGCTGGAAATCCGCCAGCAACTGGCCTGGC
This DNA window, taken from Pseudomonas sp. FeN3W, encodes the following:
- a CDS encoding CNNM domain-containing protein; this encodes MTLLIAFAVLSILVSFICSILEAALLSLTPSFIAHQKTTRPKLYERLKELKDKVDQPLAAILTLNTVAHTVGATGVGAQVTVVFGNGYVGIASAVMTVLILVLSEILPKTIGARYWRTLAPYLPPLLNGMIWILKPFIYLSDMIMRLVGGKEPEHDIRQEIKALTVLGRENKSLDEDEQRVIRNILDLHEIKVRDVMTPRTVCDYTSPETSIGAFKEQVADSQFSRYPVIGVNESPLGVVFRYDALSATDDEAPVSTIMKPLRVAPEMTSVESLMTQLLHERQHMCLVYDEFGSWRGLVTLEDVMETIIGQPIMDETDDIPNMRRFAKRRWDHRIKRARDS
- a CDS encoding VOC family protein; translation: MLRSIHHVAIICSNYAASKRFYTETLGLAVIAEHYREARRSYKLDLALPQGGQLELFSFADAPPRPSRPEAQGLRHLAFAVDDVAQCKAWLVCQGVAVEAIRLDEYTGRRFTFFADPDGLPLELYEAAPAH
- a CDS encoding sorbosone dehydrogenase family protein — protein: MKHTNALSALTIALFLSACGGDEQDAASLYGANPKLPEPERGLLPSMKIAEPTPWGDATPTVPENYSVTAIATDLKIPRQTLVLPNGDILVAEGRGGNAAKLKPKDVIAGYIKAQGNTSVESGNRLTLLRDADGDGSYEMQTVFAGDLNAPYGLAFHDGNLYVANQDELLRFEYEEGQTEASGPPTKVVDLPSEINHHWTKAMTISPDGQYLYVGIGSNSNITERGMEAEVDRAMVWQINTETGAYKPYATGLRNPTALAILPGTDQLWSVVNERDELGEDLVPDYLTSVQEGGFYGWPYSYWGQNVDDRVRPQDPDKVKQAITPDYALGAHVAALGLDFSSAVMGEQFAEGAFVGEHGSWNRQDPSGYKVVFVPFRDGRPAGEPIDFMTGFREDGKTRGRPVGVTVDPSGALIVADDLANVVWRVTRNQ
- a CDS encoding DUF2231 domain-containing protein, giving the protein MTVITHRTTETTHSVSRHVPHPLHSMLLAGSVPLFLGALLSDIAYFRSFQIQWANFSAWLIAGGLVFCGLAILFAVANLIKARHRAGRPLIYLLLLVATWVLGFINALQHAKDAWAVMPTGLVLSVIVTLLACAVAWIGLSNLRDGGEA
- a CDS encoding 2-oxoglutarate and iron-dependent oxygenase domain-containing protein, with product MTLQYVPIIDLAPYFDGTPESKAEVARAVDQACRDIGFLVITNHRIPAELIERVSRLTRRFFALPLPEKRKVDRPSPEMVRGYSAVAEESLSYSMEEAAPGDLKESFSIGPSDVPPDDYYHCAAAGPHFAPNVWPSGIEGFEQAYREYFAAMSELAQSLMRIFALALELPETFFDDKIDRHISMFRSLSYPDVKGEVEPGQMRASAHTDYGSLTIVKPDNALGGLQARNRQGEWVEVPYVENGFAVNIGDLMMQWTNDQWISTLHRVVNPPQDSPVDNGRQSLVFFHQPNYDALIECLPGCCSVNNPPRHAPVTSGDNLLSKFVKQTTFGKGLEVA
- a CDS encoding VOC family protein, encoding MNTLSYVNVFARDIEALSGFYRELFGFRDIPEIASPIFRGLDTGKSCIGFNAPDAYELLQLEDFADTRGCKFLLNIDVESKDEVERLVPIAVAMGARLIKTPYETYYHWYQAVLLDPEDNVFRINHML
- a CDS encoding BMP family ABC transporter substrate-binding protein is translated as MLKQMKRTLCAAVALGLATTVGVAAAQEGQGLTLDKPAKIAMLYISPRNDGGWTQAFDEARQKLESELDTKIQYVESVPENASSIRPAVDRLIQRGANVIIGTAFGYSDTFKELADKYPQVAFLNGSGTTNGANLESFYGRTYESQYLCGMAAGAASKTGKLGFVAANPFGQVNWTINAFALGAQAINPDATVTVVYTGAWNDPVKERAAAMALIDSGADVLGQHVDSPTPQIVAQERGVHGTGHHRDMREFAPEATVCSSVWVWDRFLAPELKKISAGNWVPPENGALLSMAEGGTDAACCGPAVSEADQAKIMAAREELLKGEKQIYAGPMLDRDGTERIAAGEVMADPALWQMDWFVKGVITQQ
- a CDS encoding ABC transporter ATP-binding protein — translated: MSNLNAIQLSGVSKSFDGFMALSQADFTAKWGEVHALLGENGAGKSSLMNIAAGLYAPESGSLLINDNAVRLSGPRDASRYHIGMVHQHFKLVKPFTVAENIQLALPEGPGNHVFAGSHRQRLAALEQRISDKAAELGFSIDPRKITESLSVAEQQRVEILKVLLAGARILILDEPTAVLTDQEAERLLQTVRAFARQGAAVILVTHKMSDVKRFADRVTVMRGGRTIQTLDPQTVSVSELVRLTVGESAPASEYQPAIPGEVRLQVSDLRSRSGGHGALNGVTLSLRAGEIYGIAGVGGNGQGELANVLMGLPEPCAGSLELSGFGDLRRASPEQRRELRIASIPADRYGTALAGELSVAENFAVGQIHSDRYGSFFKLRRKRLEADAAEAVAGFDVQGVRSLKQKAALLSGGNAQKLVIAREFSRDPQLVLVHSPSRGLDVRATAAVHARLRAARDAGAAVLVISEDLDEVLALADRIGVMNAGRIVAEFGRSADRQDIGRAMVSHDEQIHAEPTAEGANHE